One Artemia franciscana chromosome 6, ASM3288406v1, whole genome shotgun sequence DNA window includes the following coding sequences:
- the LOC136028370 gene encoding flightin-like isoform X1 codes for MSSYNCKMSEDTVPALEGEAPATEAPPAEGPLEDEIPVAALVEQPKRRPKYYTHWQRPKSQIYEYNNDFRQNYYSHVVDYIDKRRDGYKPEIPRPQSWAERALRTFSEKKNTQSKKDVELIHNIRSNINNYAYHRQLSSKKLWNYAF; via the exons ttgtAAAATGAGTGAAGACACAGTACCAGCTCTTGAAGGAGAGGCTCCAGCTACTGAGGCCCCACCTGCTGAGGGACCTTTGGAAGATGAAATCCCAGTAGCTGCTTTGGTAGAACAACCAAAAAGAAGACCCAAATATTATACACACTGGCAGCGACCAAAATCGCAgatttacgaatataataacgATTTCAGACAAAATTATTATTCTCATGTTGTAGATTATATTGACAAAAGGAGAGACgg ATACAAACCTGAAATCCCGAGACCTCAATCATGGGCAGAACGTGCTTTGAGAACGTTCAGTGAGAAAAAGAACACCCAAAGCAAGAAAGACGTTGAGCTGATTCACAACATCAGAAGCAACATCAACAATTATGCCTATCATAGACAATTGAGCTCCAAAAAACTTTGGAATTATGCATTTTAG
- the LOC136028370 gene encoding flightin-like isoform X2, whose protein sequence is MSEDTVPALEGEAPATEAPPAEGPLEDEIPVAALVEQPKRRPKYYTHWQRPKSQIYEYNNDFRQNYYSHVVDYIDKRRDGYKPEIPRPQSWAERALRTFSEKKNTQSKKDVELIHNIRSNINNYAYHRQLSSKKLWNYAF, encoded by the exons ATGAGTGAAGACACAGTACCAGCTCTTGAAGGAGAGGCTCCAGCTACTGAGGCCCCACCTGCTGAGGGACCTTTGGAAGATGAAATCCCAGTAGCTGCTTTGGTAGAACAACCAAAAAGAAGACCCAAATATTATACACACTGGCAGCGACCAAAATCGCAgatttacgaatataataacgATTTCAGACAAAATTATTATTCTCATGTTGTAGATTATATTGACAAAAGGAGAGACgg ATACAAACCTGAAATCCCGAGACCTCAATCATGGGCAGAACGTGCTTTGAGAACGTTCAGTGAGAAAAAGAACACCCAAAGCAAGAAAGACGTTGAGCTGATTCACAACATCAGAAGCAACATCAACAATTATGCCTATCATAGACAATTGAGCTCCAAAAAACTTTGGAATTATGCATTTTAG